In Acidobacteriota bacterium, the sequence CCGACGGCTGCCCCCGGCGAGCTCCAGGGGCTCTCCCGGGAGCTCCAGGCCCGGGGCTTCGCTGGTCAGCGTCACGGTGACGCCGGCGGCTTCGGTGGCGTTGCCGACGGCGTCGAGCCAGGCCAGCGAAAGGCTGACCTCGGCGCCGGGAGGAGCCGTCGATGGCAAGACCACCGCCAGCCTCACCGGCGGCCCCGCCAGCACGTCGACTCCAGGAGCATCTCGGATCCACTGACGGACGCCGTCGCCGTCGCCGTCGACGGCGATCCAGAAGCGCGACTCGCGCTCCGCGTAGGTGTCCGCCCGCAGCCCGGCGGGGCCGGCGCCGAGGTCGAAGCGCAGGCGCTCGCCGGCCCCCAAGGGACGCCCGCCGACGGTCACCGCGAGGAGCTGGGGGCCGAGGGTCCGAGGGCTCAGCTCGACGCCTTCGGCAGAGGTGGTGACGCGGCTGTAGCCGGGCGCCTCCGGCACCTCGACCTGGGGCGTCCCCCAACCCCAAAAGGGCGATACCTGGAGGAAGACCATGCCGCCGACGGCGACCCCCTCGGGTCCCGCTTCGTAGTGCAGCTGCCAGCGTCCCGAGTCCCCGGCTCGCACCGCCGTCGCCTCCTCCAGCCAGGCCCGACCACCGCCATCGGAAGAATGACGCGGGGCCTCGAGGTCCGCCGTCAGCTCGGCGGCGACGTCCAGGCGGGCGGTCTCCGGCGGCGCCACCGGCGTGGTGGGCTCAGCGCAGGACCAGGTGATGATCGCCAGCAGAGCGGCGAAGGGCAGAATCTTCAACACCGGCGAGCCTATCGGAAGCGCTGGCGAAAAGCCTCAGGGCCCCACCGCGAGCCAGATCGGCAGACGAGCCAGGGCAAGGCCTCCGGCGGCCGCCAGGGCGACGCTCAGCAGGGTTCCGATCAGGAAGTACTCGGCGAAGCCACGATCGCGGCCGTGCTCCTTGAGCTCCGGGAAGCGAAAGACCGACTTGGCGGCCAGCACCAAGCCGAAGGTGGCCGGCCAATCGGCGACCACCGCCGTCAACAGCAAGAAGCGCTCGAGCCAGCCGATGTAGCGTCCCGCCAGGATCAGGCCCCGGCCTTCGGCCGTGGGCAGGTCGAGCTGGGCGGCGAAAGGGGCCAAGACGAGGGCGATCAAGTGTCCCCCACCGAAGATCACCAAGGCATAGATGGCGGCCGCCAGCAGAAGAGCCGGACCCTGATCACGACTGAGGGCGAGAAGCTCCGCCAGGCGGTCGCCCGGGGCACTGTCGAGCATCAGGGCGCTCACCAGCACCAGGACACCATGGACCGACTGGACGAGCAGGAAGGCCCGTGGACCGGTCTTCGCCAGCCGACGGCGCGACACCAGATCGACCACCGCGTGTGCGCCGACGGCGGTGAGCAGCACGAGCTGAAAACGCAGCAGTCGGGGATCGTTGGCGGTGAACAGCGTCAGGACGAGGACGCTGAGCAGAAAACGCAGGAGCGCCGCACCGGCGACGCCGCGCAGACCGTTCGAAGGCGTGGCCGAGGGGCGCAGAAAGGCCACCATCCCGTGGACCAGGAGTAGCGCCAGGAAGTCGACCACGGTGACGGGCATCATGGCCGCGAGTTTCTCAGGTCGACGCCTGCGAGCGCCAGCGCCGATGCCAGTCGGCGAGCAGCTCGACCAGCGAGTCCCGCACCTCGATCATCTGCCAGTAGGCGCCGCGACGCAGATTGCGGCTGACAGTCGAAGGGCCCGCCAAACCGAGCCGCCGGGCCGCCTCCTCGCCATCGGCTGCGGCGCTCCAGGCGAGGATCGTCTCCCATTGGCGGCGACTGGTCTTGGCGGCCAGGGAGTCGTGCAAACCGTAGATCAGGTTGACCATCCGATCGAGCGCTCCATCGGGGCTACCGAAGCGGGTGCGAGTGGGGATCTTGCCAGTGGGTCCTGACAGGGCCTCGAGGGCGTTGCGGGCCCGCTCGAAGGCCGGCCCCGTCGCCGACAGGTTGAGCGATTCGGCAGAGCTGCGCTGCACCTCGCCGACGCCGAGCCCGATGCGCAGCTCGAGGGGCTGAAAACGCAGCCGCAGATCGAACACCATTCGAGGCAGATGCTGGGGACCGCTCGCAAGACCTTGGAACTCGTCCCAGGCGGTGACCGCATAGGGCGCTTCGATCCAGCCCTCTCGGCGGTGGTCGGTCGAGGCAGCGGCCAGCACGCGCTCGCGCACGGCGGCGAAGTCGCTCGCCCGACGCGAGGCGACGACGTCGGCGATGAGGACACCACGGACGGCGTTTCTTGCACCCATGGGTGCCATCATAAGAAATTGCACACCAGAGTGCAAATATACAAAATTGCACCATCCGATGCAATTACTCCCAAACCTCTCGACCCAAACAAAGAGCCCGCTCCGCCGAAGCGAAGCGGGCTTTCGTCCAACAACGAGCTAGCGGAGCTTCTACGGACGATCGAGGTAGAAGTCGTAGGAGCCGCTGCCGCTGTAGGAAACCACGCGCCAGTAGTAGTAACCGCGCGCGCCGTTGTAGGTGATCTGCTCCGACGACGTGCTGCTGACCGACTGGGCGACCCGCGTCCAGCGGCCGGTCCAGCGGTAGAGCTCGAGATCGAAGTCGGCCGAGCCCGGACCCTCGAGCCAACCCTGATGGGTGCCGGCGGCCGAGAAGTACCAGGTGCCGTTGGGCTGGGCATCGGCGTCGCCGGTGCCGGTCAGGTTGCCGCTGTACTGCTCGCAGTTGGTGCACGGCGCGCCACCACCGGGACCGCCGGTACCGCCCACCAGGGTGCTGCGGTAGTTGATCAGCGAGCAACGCATGCGGTTGGTCTGCTGACCGGTGAAGCGATCCATGCAGGTGTCCTGCGTGTAGTTCATGTAGTTCTCGATCGGATCACGACTGCTGCAGCTACTGGCGTTCGGGCAGTTGTAGTTCGGCGCGCTCTGACGCTCCGTGTCGGCGAGCAAGTCACCGGTGGTGAACGGCGAGCTGGCCGAGCCACAGCCACTCTGGAAGGTGTGGAACAGACCGAGGTAGTGACCGACCTCGTGGGTCGCCGTACGACCCTGGTTGTAGATACCACCGCCCGGGGAGTTGCGTCCGACGGACGAGTACAGCAACACCACGCCGTCATTGACGCTGCCCGCGTCCTGCTGCGGGAAGGTGGCATAGCCGAGGTTGCCGGCGGCATCGTTGGTGTAGATGTTGAGGTAGCGGGTGGTATCCCAGCGCAGCGCCTGCTTCATGTCGTTGAAGGCGCCCGGACCAGGGTCCGTGAAGTAGGCGTTGCTGGTCACCCGATTGATGCCCGACGTGGCATTGCCGTTGGGATCCGTGCTGGCGAGCACGAACTGGATCTTGGTGTCCGTCCCTGGGCCACCGGGGGTGCCGGCGAGGGCGCGAAAATCCTCATTCAGGATGTCGACCTGGCTGGTGATCAAGGTGTTCGCGATGTTGCCCGTGCCGTTGGTGCGGGAAATAATGTGGAACACCACCGGAATGGTGTAGGTGTCCCCGTTGGACGGGTCGTACTCGGACTGGATGGTGGTCGAGCTGAAGGAGCAATCCGACGGCTGAGCCAACAAAATCCGCTCCTCGAGGGCGGTCAAGTCCTGGCTGGCGCAACGGTGGCCGCCACGCTTGAACTGCTCGGAGAGCTGGAACTCCAGCATATCCCCGTAGTACTGGCCTTTCACCTCGACGCTGCCATCTTCCCCGATCTTGAAATCACTCTTGTCGGCCAACGCCGCGCCGGCGAGCAACAGCGAAACGGCCACTAAAGAAATGCACTTGAGTCGCATGAACAAATTCCTCCTGGGTGGTTCCATCGCGAGTCGGCCCACAACGGGCCTGGAAATCCACCACGAGACCAAAGCTTGCCACCGGTCCCCCCGAACCGTGCCTCGTGGCGGCTTGAACACATCGAAACTCCATGATTTCTTTTAGTGTACAGATGCATACAATCTGGCGCAAGAAATAAAGCTCAATCTAGCATTCAGTAAGCGCTGAAAAGACCTCTCCCTCCCCTTGGCAAATCGACGGCACCAGCGCAGAATCGCGCCCAACGTCGCTGGCAAACCCGACTCCGATGGGAGGGCAACATGAAGCACCGAGAAGTGGAGACCCTCCACGAGCTCGACCACCTGATCGCGCGAGGCGAAGATCTCGCCGACCACGTCTTTCAAGGCCTCGACCTGAGAGGCCGGGAGCATCTCTTCCGGGACCGCGACCTCCGCGGCACCGTTTTCCTCGGTTGTCGCTTCGACCAGGCGCCATCGCCGGCTTCCGGCGCGATCCTCTTGCCGACCCTCCCGGATCTCCCCTATCGCCCTTACCGCGGCACCCTCTACTCGCCCGAGGAGCTGCTCGCCGGCTACGACCGGCAACGCAAGGAGAGCTACCAGCAAACTCCCGATGGGCGCATCTGGCAGCACTATCGAGACACCGGTCGAGCCAATCCCCCGAGCCTGACCGAGACCCTCGCCCGCCGTCTTCACGATCACGCCATGAGCGATGCCCTCGAAGAGGCCATCGCCGGTCACCGCGTCGTCGGCGTGATGGGAGGTCACTCGCTACAGCGCACCGATCCCAGCTTCCGGCAGGTGGCTCGTCTGACTCGGCGCCTGACCCGGCGCGGCTATCTGATGGTGAGCGGCGGCGGTCCGGGAGCGATGGAGGCTTGCCACCTCGGAGCCTGGTTCGCCGAGCGCTCTGCGGACGACCTCGACGAGGCCCTCGGCCTGCTGGCGCCGGCCCCCGGATACAAGCCCCGGGAGGCTTGGCTGGCGACCGCCTGGGAGGTGCGCGAGCGCTTCCCCCTCAGCCCGACCGACCTCGAGACCTGTCGCAGCCTGGCGGTGCCGACCTGGCTCTACGGTCACGAGCCGTCGACGGTCTTCGCCTCGTGGATCGCAAAGTACTTCGCCAACAGCGTGCGCGAGGACGGTCTGGTGACCATCGCCCACCATGGCCTGATCTTCGCTCCCGGTGGACCCGGAACCATCCAGGAGATCTTCCAGGACGTCACCCAGAACCACTACCAGACCTTCGGCCCGCCGAGCCCCATGATCCTCCTCGGCGAGGCCTACTGGAGCGACGTCAAGCCGGTCTTTCCGCTGCTCCGAAGGCTCGCCGACGGCCATCCCTGGGCCCAGCACCTGACCCTCACCGACTCCTCCGACGAGGCGCTGAGGACGATCGAGGCCTTCTCCTGATCAGCGGCAGAAGGGACCGTTCCAGGACTGCTATCCTGCGCCCACCAAGCTCGCGGGAGGATTGAGATGAAAGAGTCGCGTTTTCGCGTTCCCCACACCCTGGTTCTGCTCTTCGGGATGGTGGTGCTGGCCTACCTGATGACCCTGGTTCTGCCGGCCGGAGAGTTCCAGCGGGTGACCAACGAGCAGGGCCGACAGCAGGTGGAGCCCGGCACCTACCAGGTGCTCGAAGAGCCGCCGAATCTGTCGCCGATCACCGTCTTCTCGGCGATTCCGCGCTCTTTCGCCATCCACAGCACCGCCGAGATCATCTTCTTCATCTTCATCGTCGGCGGTTTCTTCGCCGTCTTTCGCGCCACCGGTGCCGTCGATGCCGGCATCAGCCGACTCATCGACCTGCTCGGCCACCGGCCCTTCTGGCTGGTCGCCGGCGCCATGGCGGCCTTTGCGGTGGGCTCCTCGACCATCGGCATGGCGGAGGAATACATCCCCTTCATCCCGGTCCTGATCACCCTCTTCGTCGCCCTCGGGTTCGACACCGTGACCGCCGTCGCGGTGGTCTGTATCGGCTACGGCGTCGGCTACGGGGCCGCCGCCATCAATCCCTTCACGGTGCTCATCGCCCAGGGCATCGCCGGCGTCGAGCCGGCGTCGGCCCAGGGTTTCCGCTGGATTCTGCTGGCGGTCTTCTTCGTCATCGGCCTACACCACGTCTGGCGCTACGCGCGCCGCATCAAAGCCGATCCAGACCAGAGCCTGGTGGCCGGAATCCCGGTGCCTGCGAACATGAAAGCGCCCGAGAAGGCACCCCTCACGCTGCGCCACGTCCTGGTGCTGATCGCCCTCATCGCCGCCCTCGTGTTGTTGATCTGGGGCATCAAGGCGAAGGGCTGGTATTTGGTCGAGATGGGTAGCCTCTTCCTCGCCCTGTCGGTGCTCGTCGCCCTGCTCGGCGGCATCGCTCCCAGCAAGACCGCCAAGGCCTTCTGCGACGGCGCCGCCGAGCTCACCTCGACGGCCCTGATCATCGGCGTCGCGCGGGCCATCGAGACGGTCCTCAACGACGGCAAGGTCATCGACACGGTGATCCACGGCATCGCCGCACCGCTGCAACAGATGGGCGCCACCGGCGCCGCCATCGGCATGTTTCTGGTGCAGTCCCTGTGCAACCTGTTCATCCCCTCCGGCAGCGGCCAGGCCTTCGTCACCATGCCGATCATGGCGCCGCTCGCGGACCTGGTCGGCATCTCACGGCAGATCGCCGTCCTCGCCTACCAGTTCGGTGACGGCTTCACCAATATTCTGGTGCCGACCAACGCCGTTCTGATCGGTATCCTGACCCTCGCC encodes:
- a CDS encoding zinc metalloprotease; its protein translation is MRLKCISLVAVSLLLAGAALADKSDFKIGEDGSVEVKGQYYGDMLEFQLSEQFKRGGHRCASQDLTALEERILLAQPSDCSFSSTTIQSEYDPSNGDTYTIPVVFHIISRTNGTGNIANTLITSQVDILNEDFRALAGTPGGPGTDTKIQFVLASTDPNGNATSGINRVTSNAYFTDPGPGAFNDMKQALRWDTTRYLNIYTNDAAGNLGYATFPQQDAGSVNDGVVLLYSSVGRNSPGGGIYNQGRTATHEVGHYLGLFHTFQSGCGSASSPFTTGDLLADTERQSAPNYNCPNASSCSSRDPIENYMNYTQDTCMDRFTGQQTNRMRCSLINYRSTLVGGTGGPGGGAPCTNCEQYSGNLTGTGDADAQPNGTWYFSAAGTHQGWLEGPGSADFDLELYRWTGRWTRVAQSVSSTSSEQITYNGARGYYYWRVVSYSGSGSYDFYLDRP
- a CDS encoding SatD family protein, translated to MGARNAVRGVLIADVVASRRASDFAAVRERVLAAASTDHRREGWIEAPYAVTAWDEFQGLASGPQHLPRMVFDLRLRFQPLELRIGLGVGEVQRSSAESLNLSATGPAFERARNALEALSGPTGKIPTRTRFGSPDGALDRMVNLIYGLHDSLAAKTSRRQWETILAWSAAADGEEAARRLGLAGPSTVSRNLRRGAYWQMIEVRDSLVELLADWHRRWRSQAST
- a CDS encoding AbgT family transporter, which gives rise to MKESRFRVPHTLVLLFGMVVLAYLMTLVLPAGEFQRVTNEQGRQQVEPGTYQVLEEPPNLSPITVFSAIPRSFAIHSTAEIIFFIFIVGGFFAVFRATGAVDAGISRLIDLLGHRPFWLVAGAMAAFAVGSSTIGMAEEYIPFIPVLITLFVALGFDTVTAVAVVCIGYGVGYGAAAINPFTVLIAQGIAGVEPASAQGFRWILLAVFFVIGLHHVWRYARRIKADPDQSLVAGIPVPANMKAPEKAPLTLRHVLVLIALIAALVLLIWGIKAKGWYLVEMGSLFLALSVLVALLGGIAPSKTAKAFCDGAAELTSTALIIGVARAIETVLNDGKVIDTVIHGIAAPLQQMGATGAAIGMFLVQSLCNLFIPSGSGQAFVTMPIMAPLADLVGISRQIAVLAYQFGDGFTNILVPTNAVLIGILTLAGIPYDRWVRLIFPFMIKVWIAGSIALAVAVAIGLK